From the genome of Miscanthus floridulus cultivar M001 chromosome 10, ASM1932011v1, whole genome shotgun sequence, one region includes:
- the LOC136487774 gene encoding disease resistance protein RPM1-like — protein MAEAVVLALGKISISLAGSAISSLREQASIIKELPGKVRRIEAKLSVINGALQQQDLAYLNDKAYMEWISYMRDLAYQVEDMIDTYSYHAHQLENRGFWWKLTQEYLGPFRSIYEEIMKIEENFEYATKLKQEWLEKYGHLPQQIGQGVLSLDYIPAEPNWDQDFVRMDHNRRLMTEWLRSSDSHSTFITLLGDGGLGSTTLAMDVYKCEKTKFRGHGFIVVERDSTMDSLLRKILFNIGSSMEQPLLASTDNIPANELKEEVKRRISKLKDGSCLIVLDNVRDKKIYIEIRDVMSNLPGIRIIVTTRKTQVAAARDLSSRFLELQPLSPTDALNLFCRKAFFKTNDSKCPPKLEDFATSIVEKCKGLPLAIVTIGGMMSSKPPLEQIWNQMCDRLQDGLKWNTDHVQVILNLSYHDMPGHLRNCLLYCSMFPEDYHMSRESLVRMWIAEGSVLAANSATPETIAEEYFMELIRRNMLQVVDNDMLGRVSTCKMHDIVRKMILLVAEEEKFASAINYSTLSYTAKDVRHLSLHGWKDTNTPQVKFQRLRRLVALGANSCLTKLLPAIFSGSNFLTVLVLQDSDVTEVPASIGNLFNLRYISLRCTQVKSLPESIQKLSHLHTLDVRQTKIQKLPQGIRKARKLRHILADSSPDGNQSDFRSFIALEPPKGLTEFGELQTLETVQANKDIAGKLVRMLQLRSVSIDNISSNLCAELFASLSELQFLTSLLLSATDENEVLSFQNLMPKSSYLSRLTVRGSWSGKTLDYPIFKEHGRNLSYLSLSWCDVGGDPLHFLGSHCRHLQYLCLHRVQSAISLVLPKGCFRDLKNFVLERMPDVCQMEVGDGALQCIEGIYITALPNLDKVPQGIESLSSLKKLFLLDLHNDFIADWEKNKMNQKMPHGLELRI, from the coding sequence ATGGCAGAAGCCGTGGTGCTTGCTCTTGGAAAGATAAGCATATCCTTGGCAGGGTCTGCCATTTCCAGTCTCAGGGAACAGGCTTCTATAATCAAGGAACTTCCAGGGAAGGTGCGGCGAATAGAAGCAAAGCTGTCAGTAATAAATGGTGCCTTACAGCAGCAAGATTTAGCCTATCTCAACGACAAAGCCTACATGGAATGGATCTCGTACATGAGGGATCTGGCCTACCAAGTGGAGGATATGATCGATACATATTCATATCATGCTCATCAACTGGAGAACAGAGGGTTTTGGTGGAAGCTGACTCAAGAATACCTCGGACCTTTCAGAAGTATCTATGAAGAGATTATGAAGATAGAGGAGAATTTCGAGTATGCCACAAAACTGAAACAAGAATGGTTGGAAAAGTACGGCCACCTTCCCCAGCAAATAGGGCAAGGTGTGCTTTCCTTGGACTACATCCCTGCTGAGCCAAATTGGGACCAAGATTTTGTCAGGATGGACCATAATAGAAGATTGATGACTGAATGGCTGCGCTCTAGTGATTCTCACAGCACGTTCATTACATTGTTGGGCGACGGAGGTTTGGGAAGTACCACCCTTGCCATGGACGTGTACAAGTGCGAGAAGACCAAATTCCGTGGCCATGGTTTCATTGTTGTGGAGAGGGACTCCACCATGGATTCTTTGTTGAGGAAGATACTGTTCAATATTGGAAGCAGCATGGAACAACCGCTCTTGGCAAGCACTGACAATATTCCTGCCAACGAATTGAAGGAAGAAGTGAAGAGGAGGATCAGCAAGCTCAAAGATGGAAGTTGTTTGATTGTCTTGGACAATGTCCGCGACAAAAAAATTTACATTGAAATACGTGATGTGATGAGCAATCTCCCAGGAATTCGTATCATCGTGACGACTCGGAAGACACAAGTCGCAGCTGCTCGTGATCTCTCATCACGTTTCCTGGAACTCCAGCCGTTGAGCCCCACCGATGCATTAAATCTGTTCTGCAGGAAGGCCTTTTTCAAGACGAATGACAGCAAGTGCCCCCCTAAGCTCGAAGACTTCGCTACTTCTATAGTAGAGAAGTGTAAGGGCCTGCCCCTAGCAATTGTAACTATAGGAGGCATGATGTCCTCGAAGCCACCATTAGAGCAGATATGGAATCAAATGTGTGATCGGCTTCAAGATGGGCTGAAGTGGAATACGGATCATGTCCAAGTAATCCTGAACCTGAGCTACCATGACATGCCAGGACATCTCAGGAACTGTTTACTGTATTGCAGCATGTTCCCTGAAGATTACCACATGTCACGGGAGAGCCTTGTGCGGATGTGGATTGCAGAAGGCTCTGTGCTGGCAGCCAACAGTGCCACACCAGAAACCATTGCTGAAGAATATTTTATGGAACTGATCCGCCGGAACATGCTGCAAGTAGTAGACAATGACATGCTTGGCAGGGTGAGTACCTGCAAAATGCATGACATCGTGCGTAAAATGATCCTTTTGGTAGCCGAAGAGGAGAAGTTTGCTTCTGCAATCAATTACAGCACACTGTCATACACTGCTAAGGATGTTCGTCACCTGTCATTGCATGGGTGGAAAGACACAAATACACCACAAGTCAAATTCCAACGTCTTCGACGTCTAGTGGCACTTGGAGCAAATTCATGCTTGACCAAATTGCTACCCGCAATTTTCTCTGGATCGAACTTCCTTACTGTTCTTGTGCTACAAGACTCTGATGTCACTGAAGTGCCCGCATCTATCGGGAATTTGTTCAATCTGCGCTACATCAGCTTACGGTGTACCCAAGTCAAATCCCTCCCGGAATCTATTCAGAAGCTCTCACATCTTCACACGCTGGACGTCAGGCAAACTAAAATACAGAAGCTACCACAAGGTATTAGAAAGGCCAGGAAGCTACGGCACATTTTGGCAGACAGTTCTCCCGATGGCAATCAATCAGACTTTCGAAGCTTCATTGCATTAGAGCCCCCAAAAGGTCTAACAGAGTTTGGAGAATTGCAAACTCTCGAGACTGTGCAGGCTAACAAGGACATAGCAGGGAAGCTGGTGAGGATGCTGCAACTGAGAAGTGTATCAATTGACAACATAAGCTCTAACCTTTGTGCAGAGCTTTTTGCTTCCCTCTCAGAGTTGCAGTTCCTTACCAGCCTACTTCTCTCTGCAACAGATGAGAACGAGGTACTCAGTTTCCAGAATCTCATGCCAAAGTCAAGCTATCTAAGCAGGTTAACTGTAAGAGGAAGCTGGTCCGGGAAGACACTGGATTACCCAATTTTTAAGGAGCATGGGCGAAATCTCTCATATCTATCCCTTAGCTGGTGTGACGTTGGGGGAGATCCACTCCATTTCCTTGGGTCACACTGTCGACATCTCCAATACTTGTGTCTCCATAGGGTGCAGAGCGCAATCTCCTTGGTTCTTCCGAAAGGATGCTTTCGGGACCTCAAGAATTTTGTGTTGGAGCGCATGCCTGATGTCTGCCAGATGGAGGTTGGAGATGGCGCCCTCCAGTGCATTGAAGGTATATACATCACGGCACTGCCCAACCTAGATAAGGTACCTCAGGGCATTGAATCTCTTAGCTCTCTGAAGAAGCTATTTCTGCTCGATTTACATAATGACTTCATAGCTGACTGGGAGAAGAACAAAATGAACCAGAAGATGCCTCATGGTCTGGAGCTGCGCATCTGA
- the LOC136487775 gene encoding uncharacterized protein isoform X1: protein MRRGQRINPVGPAAASSTRPARRRRRDGDRPSAALRRRGHRSRHGPLGHGAAACWSGDAATELMLCDWCDRGFHIFCRASPPATGERGGSGTSAWSARARHDGHHRQLQRRRWLAPSPSRASVRLPQSPSVRLPRRLKPEGCLRDAIFQIKCTIPLMQRMQGMNCSLLGDLVPCPFQVVAWTRRMPWTSLIAGCQRKKRVWMAKF from the exons ATGCGACGTGGACAGCGAATTAACCCGGTGGGGCCTGCCGCGGCTTCGTCCACCCGACCGGCGAGGCGACGCCGCCGCGACGGTGATCGCCCGTCCGCGGCTCTGAGGCGGCGCGGACACAGATCGAGGCATGGGCCATTGGGCCATGGCGCGGCGGCATGCTGGTCCGGGGATGCGGCCACGGAGCTGATGCTGTGCGACTGGTGCGACCGCGGGTTCCACATCTTCTGCCGCGCGTCCCCGCCGGCGACTG GAGAACGTGGAGGTTCCGGAACGTCGGCCTGGTCGGCGAGGGCGCGACACGACGGTCATCACCGGCAGTTGCAGCGCCGCCGATGGCTGGCTCCATCCCCATCCCGTGCTAGCGTACGACTGCCGCAATCACCGAGCGTCCGACTGCCGCGAAGGCTGAAGCCGGAGGGTTGTCTCCGTGACGCCATCTTCCAGATCAAG TGTACTATTCCATTGATGCAGCGGATGCAAGGGATGAATTGTTCATTGTTGGGCGATCTGGTTCCCTGCCCTTTTCAG GTGGTTGCCTGGACAAGAAGGATGCCGTGGACAAGCCTGATCGCCGGCTGCCAGC GAAAGAAGAGGGTTTGGATGGCAAAGTTTTAG
- the LOC136487775 gene encoding uncharacterized protein isoform X2 — MRRGQRINPVGPAAASSTRPARRRRRDGDRPSAALRRRGHRSRHGPLGHGAAACWSGDAATELMLCDWCDRGFHIFCRASPPATGERGGSGTSAWSARARHDGHHRQLQRRRWLAPSPSRASVRLPQSPSVRLPRRLKPEGCLRDAIFQIKRMQGMNCSLLGDLVPCPFQVVAWTRRMPWTSLIAGCQRTSHICSDPL, encoded by the exons ATGCGACGTGGACAGCGAATTAACCCGGTGGGGCCTGCCGCGGCTTCGTCCACCCGACCGGCGAGGCGACGCCGCCGCGACGGTGATCGCCCGTCCGCGGCTCTGAGGCGGCGCGGACACAGATCGAGGCATGGGCCATTGGGCCATGGCGCGGCGGCATGCTGGTCCGGGGATGCGGCCACGGAGCTGATGCTGTGCGACTGGTGCGACCGCGGGTTCCACATCTTCTGCCGCGCGTCCCCGCCGGCGACTG GAGAACGTGGAGGTTCCGGAACGTCGGCCTGGTCGGCGAGGGCGCGACACGACGGTCATCACCGGCAGTTGCAGCGCCGCCGATGGCTGGCTCCATCCCCATCCCGTGCTAGCGTACGACTGCCGCAATCACCGAGCGTCCGACTGCCGCGAAGGCTGAAGCCGGAGGGTTGTCTCCGTGACGCCATCTTCCAGATCAAG CGGATGCAAGGGATGAATTGTTCATTGTTGGGCGATCTGGTTCCCTGCCCTTTTCAG GTGGTTGCCTGGACAAGAAGGATGCCGTGGACAAGCCTGATCGCCGGCTGCCAGCGTACGTCTCACATCTGTTCAGATCCGCTTTGA
- the LOC136487775 gene encoding uncharacterized protein isoform X3 yields MFSELLDKLIFELSVYYSIDAADARDELFIVGRSGSLPFSGGCLDKKDAVDKPDRRLPAKEEGLDGKVLEDGERFRVAHWCRSLISPMRT; encoded by the exons ATGTTTAGTGAACTGCTAGATAAATTAATCTTTGAATTGTCAGTGTACTATTCCATTGATGCAGCGGATGCAAGGGATGAATTGTTCATTGTTGGGCGATCTGGTTCCCTGCCCTTTTCAG GTGGTTGCCTGGACAAGAAGGATGCCGTGGACAAGCCTGATCGCCGGCTGCCAGC GAAAGAAGAGGGTTTGGATGGCAAAGTTTTAGAGGATGGGGAG AGGTTCAGGGTAGCTCATTGGTGCAGAAGCTTAATCAGTCCGATGAGAACTTAG